The sequence below is a genomic window from Streptomyces sp. NBC_00582.
CCGCGATGCGCGGCTCGGCCACCGCCAGCCTGATGCCGAGGGCGGTCCACCCTCCGGAGTAGCCGACCGGCCCGTCGATCCCGGGCAGTTCGAGGAGGGCGTCCAGCGTGGTCCGCCATTCCGGGACCGCGTTCTCGACCAGCGGGCCGACGAGGGACTCGAAGATCTCGTCGACCGGCTCGCCGGCCCGCATCGCCCGGCGGAGGTCGGCACGGGCCTGCTCGTCGGCGGCGGAACGGGGGCGGTCACCGCACCCGGCGGCGTCGATGGTGGCCACCGCGTAGCCGCGCGCCGCGGTGTAGCGGGCCCGGGCCACCAGCCGGGGATCGGCCTTGGGCAGGCCGTTGTTGTGGGCCATCAGGACCAGTGGGGCAGGGGCGGATCCGGGCGTCCACAGGGTGCCGGGGATCTCGCCGAGGGTGAACTCGCGTGCGAGGACACCGTCGTCGAGGTGCTGTTCGGAAGTGAAGTGCACGGTCGTGCCTTTCGGGAGGGCTCGCGAACGGCGCTCCCGGACGACCTATCGCCCGGCCGTGACCCCGGAGGGGAGCACCCATGTCGATACGTTCACGGGTACCACCTCCTCGTTCTCCGGCACGGCTTCCGGAACGCTAGCAGCGGTCGCCGTGGTCCGCCAACGGATTCTCGCGGGGGCCTCGGCGCGGCGGTTGCGGTTCCAGGAGGACGGACTACGGAGACAGCCCGGCAGACGGAGAGCGGCACCCCGGAAGACCGCCGGTCCTTCGCCTCACGTCCCGGAGCCGAGGAGGCGCATACTGGGGGCAATGACAAAGCCCGATGCACCGAAGCGTCATCTGCCCACCAGCCCCTTCAAGGCCCCGGTCACCTCGGCTCCCAAGCATTTCGCCCTGGGTGACCAGGTCACGCACGACATGTATGGTCTCGGCCGGGTGATCGGCATCGAGGA
It includes:
- a CDS encoding dienelactone hydrolase family protein — translated: MHFTSEQHLDDGVLAREFTLGEIPGTLWTPGSAPAPLVLMAHNNGLPKADPRLVARARYTAARGYAVATIDAAGCGDRPRSAADEQARADLRRAMRAGEPVDEIFESLVGPLVENAVPEWRTTLDALLELPGIDGPVGYSGGWTALGIRLAVAEPRIAAAGFFAGGYVPRAQREEARQVTVPLLFLLQWDDEGNPRQRALDLFDAFGSREKTLHANPGGHTGTPWFELEDGCRFLDRHLKGSGSHR